The following are encoded together in the Armatimonadota bacterium genome:
- a CDS encoding zf-HC2 domain-containing protein — MRCKKARILASAAIDGELSEREKRLLEQHFAECSACREEHTTLVALRETMALWEDEEPSPWLAENFAYKLEKFLAEQERPATRKPRWAVGAATAGLVATLLAFGFFLISRPEPPSLPNKKPAIVQATKTPTKLETANSVKGQNHTATKSRPVQATAQNTREGKHHKPKVAQTIIAKRSPHPTLAEGLQNKSADKIFEEKPSEAEILHSIVAAQKSHEEASVVVASNLGVTGMTMNETLEILRGTLQKTADILAERTNSENINTAVEKGGTL, encoded by the coding sequence ATGAGATGTAAAAAAGCTAGAATTCTGGCCTCTGCTGCAATAGACGGCGAGCTTTCGGAACGCGAAAAGCGCCTTCTGGAGCAACACTTTGCCGAATGTTCGGCATGCCGTGAAGAGCATACCACGCTTGTTGCTCTGCGCGAAACCATGGCGCTCTGGGAGGACGAGGAACCCTCGCCTTGGCTTGCAGAGAACTTCGCCTATAAACTAGAAAAGTTTCTGGCGGAGCAAGAGCGACCTGCCACCCGTAAGCCTCGTTGGGCTGTGGGAGCCGCCACGGCAGGACTTGTTGCGACACTGCTAGCGTTTGGCTTCTTTTTGATCAGCCGTCCTGAGCCGCCATCACTTCCAAACAAAAAGCCTGCTATTGTTCAGGCAACAAAGACTCCTACAAAACTGGAGACGGCAAATTCAGTCAAAGGTCAAAATCATACGGCAACAAAATCGCGTCCAGTACAGGCAACTGCTCAAAACACAAGAGAAGGCAAACACCATAAACCCAAAGTTGCTCAAACCATCATTGCCAAAAGGAGCCCACATCCCACCCTTGCTGAAGGCTTGCAAAATAAATCCGCAGACAAAATCTTTGAAGAAAAGCCATCGGAAGCTGAAATCTTACACAGCATTGTTGCCGCACAAAAATCACATGAAGAGGCAAGTGTAGTAGTCGCATCCAATCTAGGAGTAACGGGAATGACAATGAACGAGACCTTAGAAATATTGAGAGGTACCCTTCAAAAAACCGCTGATATTCTAGCAGAGCGAACAAATAGCGAAAACATAAATACGGCTGTAGAAAAAGGAGGCACACTGTGA
- a CDS encoding RNA polymerase sigma factor translates to MMHAATNQARETDEELMARFQAGDSSAMEELFARFQKPLFNFFFRMVGCRETAEDLVQETFLKVCRFGQTFRGSDAKFTTWLFSVAGNQCRDYLRHRARRPETILDDNIGLNHSDNQIEPYFETGNSSVENHLIRVELRNAIEEAINTLPEKERTAIILREYHDMEYKEIADVLGCPIGSVKVLIFRARQKLKERLGYLKAPA, encoded by the coding sequence ATGATGCATGCGGCAACGAATCAAGCCAGGGAGACCGACGAGGAACTGATGGCGAGGTTCCAAGCGGGCGATTCATCTGCCATGGAGGAGCTTTTCGCTAGGTTCCAAAAGCCATTGTTCAACTTCTTTTTCCGAATGGTGGGTTGTCGGGAGACTGCGGAAGATCTTGTTCAGGAAACATTCCTGAAAGTGTGTAGATTTGGACAGACCTTTCGCGGTTCAGATGCAAAGTTTACAACTTGGCTTTTTTCCGTTGCCGGAAACCAATGCCGAGATTATCTCAGGCATCGAGCAAGACGTCCTGAAACAATACTTGACGACAACATAGGACTAAATCACTCGGATAATCAAATAGAGCCTTACTTTGAAACAGGCAATTCATCTGTCGAAAATCACTTGATTCGAGTTGAGCTTCGGAATGCAATCGAAGAAGCAATAAACACACTTCCAGAAAAGGAGCGAACGGCAATCATCTTAAGAGAGTATCACGACATGGAATACAAAGAGATTGCCGATGTTCTCGGCTGCCCAATTGGAAGCGTGAAGGTATTAATCTTCCGCGCCAGGCAGAAGCTCAAGGAAAGACTAGGATACCTAAAGGCTCCTGCATAA
- a CDS encoding DUF362 domain-containing protein: MEPIVAITKAQTPYSKDTILKAVRQALNLIKSDNLIQSGQTVLIKPNIFAPNPAPMTTDPRVVVALIKIAQEAGAREVLVGEGRSISTAKFRKANNTTRACSEVVGMTAAVEAAGGKMVFFDEEEWLETDVVGGLVLNKVRIPRPVLEADVLINVPVMKIHSLTLVTLGIKNMHGAISDEDKLFGHSYNELPSKLTDFLRVRKPDLTVLDGITALEGDHAEEGTPVDMGIIVASRDVVALDAVASSVMGFDPMEIDTTKIAHEQGLGIGDLSKITVAGESVESVRRHFARPNIAFDSELFPGLKIIAGEYCRSCQYYIRRGLDKLAKEGIFDGSREITLILGKEPPVPEKLPGKVIMLGDCCLSSKSIRRLRDHLLLEGRLEAEYACPPMRFRIRAKDMVS, from the coding sequence ATGGAACCAATAGTTGCAATTACAAAGGCCCAGACCCCATACTCCAAAGATACAATACTCAAAGCTGTAAGACAAGCCCTAAATCTTATAAAATCGGACAATCTAATTCAAAGTGGGCAAACGGTCTTAATCAAACCTAATATTTTTGCCCCAAATCCTGCGCCAATGACAACCGACCCAAGGGTAGTGGTTGCGCTAATAAAAATTGCCCAAGAGGCGGGTGCCCGCGAAGTACTTGTAGGCGAGGGGAGGAGCATTTCTACCGCCAAATTCCGAAAGGCAAACAATACAACACGCGCTTGCTCCGAAGTGGTTGGCATGACTGCTGCAGTCGAGGCTGCAGGCGGAAAAATGGTTTTCTTTGACGAAGAAGAATGGCTTGAAACCGACGTCGTCGGAGGGCTTGTTTTAAACAAAGTTCGCATTCCGCGGCCAGTATTAGAAGCCGACGTCCTAATCAATGTGCCGGTCATGAAAATCCACAGCCTCACACTCGTAACACTCGGAATTAAGAACATGCACGGTGCAATCTCAGATGAGGACAAACTTTTCGGGCACAGCTATAACGAGCTCCCTTCCAAACTTACCGACTTCCTCCGAGTCAGAAAGCCAGACCTCACGGTCCTAGATGGCATTACGGCTCTAGAGGGTGACCATGCCGAAGAGGGCACGCCGGTGGACATGGGCATTATTGTAGCCTCACGCGATGTTGTCGCTTTAGATGCCGTTGCCTCCTCGGTAATGGGATTCGACCCAATGGAAATTGATACCACAAAGATTGCACACGAGCAGGGCCTCGGAATAGGTGACCTTTCCAAGATTACTGTAGCTGGAGAAAGTGTAGAGTCGGTCCGCAGGCATTTTGCCAGGCCGAATATTGCCTTTGATTCAGAGTTATTTCCTGGCTTGAAAATCATCGCCGGAGAATACTGTCGATCATGTCAATACTATATTCGAAGAGGCTTAGATAAGCTAGCCAAAGAAGGAATTTTCGATGGCAGCCGCGAGATTACTCTAATCCTCGGCAAGGAACCCCCTGTTCCTGAGAAGCTTCCTGGAAAAGTAATAATGCTCGGCGACTGTTGCCTTTCTTCGAAATCAATACGGCGCTTGAGGGACCATCTGCTCCTTGAAGGGCGGCTCGAAGCCGAGTATGCTTGCCCGCCAATGCGGTTCAGGATACGAGCTAAAGATATGGTAAGCTAG
- a CDS encoding SDR family oxidoreductase, protein MEHALITGGAGFLGSHLCDLLLEKGYAVTVMDNLITGTTDNIVHHLGKESFSFIKYDVTEYLFLKEKADFVFHFASPASPIDYLRYPIQTLKVGSLGTHKTLGLATAHKAKYILASTSEVYGDPQVHPQTETYWGNVNPVGPRGVYDEAKRFAEAMTMAYHNTHNVDTKIARIFNTYGPRMRRDDGRLVPTLITQALKGEPLTIYGDGRQTRSLCYVSDLIEGIYRLALSDEHEPVNLGNPEEITVIDFANLVLKLTGSKSKITFAPLPADDPRQRRPDISKAKRILKWEPKVSLEEGLVKTIEWFYSKMKEERTI, encoded by the coding sequence ATGGAGCATGCACTAATAACTGGCGGGGCAGGGTTTCTTGGATCTCACCTATGTGACCTTCTACTTGAGAAGGGCTATGCAGTTACGGTGATGGATAATCTAATTACCGGAACTACGGATAATATCGTCCATCATCTTGGCAAAGAGAGTTTTTCATTCATAAAATACGACGTAACGGAATACCTTTTTCTAAAGGAAAAAGCAGACTTTGTTTTTCACTTCGCTTCACCTGCCAGCCCAATTGATTACCTACGATATCCAATTCAAACACTCAAGGTTGGCTCACTTGGCACCCATAAGACCCTAGGACTTGCTACCGCGCATAAAGCAAAGTACATCCTAGCGTCAACGTCGGAGGTTTATGGCGACCCACAAGTGCATCCTCAAACTGAAACTTACTGGGGCAACGTGAACCCAGTTGGCCCCAGAGGCGTTTATGACGAAGCCAAGCGGTTTGCAGAAGCAATGACAATGGCATACCACAATACACATAACGTGGACACGAAAATTGCTCGAATATTCAACACCTATGGCCCTCGCATGAGGAGAGACGACGGAAGGCTGGTTCCAACGCTCATTACCCAAGCTTTGAAAGGCGAGCCACTTACAATCTATGGCGACGGCAGGCAGACACGAAGCCTTTGTTATGTTTCAGACTTAATCGAGGGCATTTACCGACTCGCCCTGTCTGACGAGCACGAACCAGTCAACCTTGGTAATCCAGAGGAAATCACAGTCATTGACTTTGCTAACTTAGTTCTAAAGTTGACGGGAAGCAAATCCAAGATAACTTTCGCACCTCTACCTGCCGACGACCCTCGACAACGCCGCCCAGATATTTCCAAGGCAAAGCGCATTTTAAAATGGGAGCCGAAAGTAAGCCTTGAAGAAGGATTAGTAAAAACCATCGAATGGTTTTACTCAAAAATGAAAGAGGAAAGAACAATTTAA
- a CDS encoding ABC transporter ATP-binding protein, which translates to MPLIIIQNLVKTYRIGSVEIPALRGVSFKIDRGEFVAIMGPSGSGKSTLLNIIGCLDRPTSGTYILDGQDVSKLSDASRAAIRNRKIGFVFQSFNLLPRLTALDNTLLPLMYAGRRRDSKLGRRILESVGLGGRIRHTPMQLSGGEQQRVAIARALVNDPPLILGDEPTGNLDTATGIEIMAIFQRLNEQGRTVVIVTHEHDIARYCKRILRFRDGLLESDEPVNDQIIIEPRGVSI; encoded by the coding sequence ATGCCGCTAATCATAATTCAAAATCTAGTAAAAACATACAGAATTGGTAGCGTAGAAATACCTGCTCTGCGAGGAGTTTCATTTAAAATCGACCGGGGCGAGTTTGTAGCAATAATGGGACCCTCTGGATCCGGCAAGTCTACACTGCTTAACATAATTGGCTGCCTTGACCGGCCGACGTCGGGAACGTACATCCTTGATGGGCAAGACGTAAGCAAGTTGAGCGATGCGTCACGCGCGGCAATTCGAAATAGGAAGATAGGCTTCGTATTTCAGAGCTTTAACCTTCTGCCTCGTCTTACAGCGCTCGATAATACCCTGTTGCCATTGATGTACGCTGGACGCCGGCGCGACAGCAAATTGGGGCGAAGAATTCTCGAATCGGTGGGATTGGGTGGCAGAATACGGCATACACCGATGCAATTATCTGGTGGGGAACAACAGCGAGTAGCTATTGCAAGAGCGCTCGTCAACGACCCGCCCTTAATTCTTGGCGACGAACCGACTGGAAATCTAGACACCGCTACAGGCATCGAAATTATGGCGATTTTTCAACGCCTAAACGAACAAGGAAGGACGGTTGTAATAGTCACCCACGAGCATGACATCGCTCGATATTGCAAGCGCATACTTCGCTTCCGCGACGGCCTACTTGAATCCGACGAGCCAGTCAACGACCAAATTATAATCGAACCCCGCGGAGTCTCCATATAA
- a CDS encoding ABC transporter permease, with the protein MGILAAIHTGLTELLSHKLRSILTMLGVIFGVAAVIAMVSIGEGAKQEALEQIRLMGIDVVHVRRALISGELLEKAQERSPYGLKYSDTESIREVCDYAKHVVPLREVFADVKIGDKPVPVKIVGTTPEYIYVTRTKLQTGRFLNNIDIRENRPVCVLGAAARRELFGFDDPIGKNIKIGRRLFRVVGLMEPKEVGAAKAFAALRDLNSDVYIPITISLIDFKISSQEAVPSDYILLRQLSRRLMARPNKADNPITEIIIQVENDAATVPTASVIRSVLHRQHRGIRDYEIIIPAELLRQSQQTQRIFNIVMAAIASISLLVGGIGIMNIMLATVTQRTREIGIRRCIGATRWDIIRQFMLEALVITCAGGLIGVFLGIGGARAISVYANWNTVVSMQAIIVSFGVSAMVGVIFGMYPAIRAAMVDPIEALRYS; encoded by the coding sequence ATGGGAATCCTTGCAGCGATCCACACCGGTCTCACAGAGCTACTCTCCCATAAGTTACGCTCAATCCTCACAATGCTGGGCGTAATCTTCGGAGTAGCCGCAGTAATTGCCATGGTTTCCATTGGGGAGGGAGCAAAGCAAGAAGCCCTTGAGCAAATTCGTTTAATGGGTATTGACGTCGTCCACGTAAGACGGGCTCTGATATCTGGCGAGCTATTAGAAAAAGCGCAGGAACGTTCGCCATATGGATTAAAATACTCCGATACAGAAAGCATCAGGGAAGTTTGCGACTATGCCAAGCACGTTGTACCTCTTCGAGAGGTTTTCGCCGACGTCAAGATTGGCGATAAACCTGTTCCTGTTAAAATAGTAGGCACAACTCCCGAGTATATATACGTAACACGCACCAAACTCCAGACAGGGCGCTTTCTTAACAATATAGATATACGAGAAAATCGCCCGGTCTGCGTGCTGGGAGCGGCCGCTAGGAGGGAGCTTTTCGGATTCGACGACCCAATTGGCAAGAACATCAAGATAGGAAGACGATTGTTTCGCGTAGTCGGTCTAATGGAGCCCAAAGAAGTAGGGGCGGCTAAAGCATTTGCAGCCCTCCGAGATTTAAATTCAGACGTTTACATTCCGATTACTATTTCTCTCATTGACTTTAAGATTAGCTCTCAGGAAGCAGTGCCATCGGACTATATCTTACTGCGACAGCTCTCCAGAAGGCTGATGGCACGCCCAAATAAGGCAGACAACCCAATTACAGAAATCATAATTCAAGTGGAAAACGATGCCGCCACTGTGCCAACTGCTTCTGTTATCCGTTCTGTGCTTCACCGCCAACATCGCGGAATTCGCGACTATGAGATTATCATACCTGCAGAACTACTCCGCCAAAGCCAGCAAACTCAGCGAATATTTAATATTGTTATGGCAGCCATCGCAAGCATCTCGCTACTCGTCGGTGGTATTGGAATTATGAATATTATGCTCGCTACCGTTACTCAGCGAACGCGCGAGATTGGAATCAGGCGGTGCATTGGAGCAACTAGATGGGACATTATCCGCCAATTTATGCTAGAAGCTCTGGTTATCACCTGTGCAGGCGGATTGATTGGCGTATTTCTAGGAATCGGGGGCGCGCGAGCCATATCAGTTTATGCTAATTGGAACACTGTTGTATCCATGCAGGCAATCATTGTCTCTTTTGGCGTCTCAGCAATGGTGGGGGTTATCTTTGGGATGTACCCAGCTATCAGAGCGGCTATGGTAGACCCGATAGAAGCACTCCGCTACTCTTAA
- a CDS encoding efflux RND transporter periplasmic adaptor subunit, with product MKEQIKIWGSRVLGLAIIVFAIQHWGVPLYRQYFAPKKVEVYIPTTRVKQGLFTISFPAIGTLEAEKSVAVTAGISGKIIYLINDGAMVSQGDLIALLDSKDIEREIRTKKLEARNAEAEVMRAQAELQLLQEANKTDLMQAQAQLDFDKNELKLAKDELAKMERLLAEKLVTGEQVEQARGEVRSKELAVMKGEAQLELKKKECESKEKQKMADVKNVEFRKGLADEALAEAEDDREKTRIRAPAAGLVVLTEDWMGDGRRKLQEGDDVRPQQTICRLPDLSKMMVKVRVGEADAPRVRLDMPVLIRLEAVPNKVFHGRVVSISSLATELSPWEGGTPGKKDFEVKVSVKENNPRLIKPGMTANLEFIVDQIKNAIYIPIEAVVEQGNKTFVYVKSGGKFTRVPIKTGKYNDNFVCVTKGLKKGQVIALRDPTRELELQEAGSTAPGVTKQEPTAPPVPKAKKE from the coding sequence ATGAAAGAGCAGATAAAAATTTGGGGAAGCCGTGTTCTTGGGTTAGCAATCATTGTCTTTGCAATACAGCACTGGGGAGTGCCTCTTTACCGACAGTACTTTGCCCCGAAAAAGGTAGAAGTCTATATCCCTACCACTAGGGTAAAACAAGGCCTATTCACAATTAGCTTTCCAGCCATAGGAACCCTAGAAGCAGAGAAGTCGGTTGCAGTTACCGCTGGCATAAGCGGCAAGATCATTTACCTTATTAACGATGGTGCAATGGTCTCTCAAGGTGACCTAATAGCACTCCTGGATAGTAAAGACATTGAGCGCGAGATTCGTACTAAAAAATTGGAAGCAAGGAACGCAGAGGCGGAAGTAATGCGGGCTCAAGCAGAGTTGCAACTTCTCCAAGAAGCAAACAAGACCGACCTTATGCAAGCCCAGGCCCAGCTTGACTTCGACAAGAACGAACTAAAGCTTGCAAAAGACGAGCTTGCAAAAATGGAGCGACTTCTTGCTGAAAAGCTCGTGACAGGCGAACAGGTTGAGCAGGCAAGAGGCGAGGTTCGCTCTAAGGAGCTTGCCGTCATGAAAGGCGAGGCCCAACTTGAATTAAAGAAAAAAGAATGCGAGTCCAAAGAAAAGCAAAAAATGGCAGACGTTAAAAATGTGGAGTTTCGCAAGGGCTTAGCTGATGAAGCGCTGGCAGAAGCAGAAGATGACCGAGAAAAAACTCGCATTAGAGCGCCGGCGGCTGGTTTAGTTGTTTTGACAGAAGATTGGATGGGAGACGGCCGCCGCAAGCTTCAAGAAGGAGACGATGTAAGGCCCCAACAAACAATTTGCCGCTTGCCTGACCTATCTAAAATGATGGTGAAAGTTCGCGTAGGCGAAGCTGACGCTCCAAGAGTACGCCTTGACATGCCCGTACTTATTCGGCTTGAGGCTGTGCCGAATAAAGTCTTCCACGGCCGAGTCGTTAGCATATCGAGTCTTGCTACTGAGCTATCGCCATGGGAAGGCGGCACGCCAGGAAAAAAGGACTTTGAGGTTAAAGTTTCCGTAAAAGAGAATAATCCCCGCCTTATCAAACCTGGCATGACTGCAAACCTAGAATTTATAGTAGACCAAATTAAGAATGCTATTTACATCCCGATTGAAGCGGTAGTCGAGCAGGGGAACAAAACGTTTGTCTACGTTAAATCAGGTGGCAAATTCACCCGCGTTCCCATAAAAACCGGCAAGTATAATGACAATTTTGTCTGCGTCACCAAGGGATTGAAAAAAGGACAGGTAATTGCCCTCCGTGATCCAACCCGAGAGCTTGAGTTACAAGAGGCAGGCAGCACAGCGCCAGGCGTGACTAAACAAGAGCCCACAGCACCGCCAGTTCCAAAAGCGAAAAAGGAGTAA
- a CDS encoding TolC family protein, which produces MTLLVQKLTHEKNPMRHSILSISLIVLTLTAVTTAAQAETVPEKLSVADAVKLALTANVNLKSAKSNQLTALSRLRVAELLTSYSVGANTSFERMPGESELSNSIFGSLGYENMMGTEASLNISPFASGNESSTVDLSIRHPLTRRKGPLSPKADKVLTAQSEMIIQDKELYRTQQSTVLDVIRAYFKAIEAREQVKVQEKALELVEQSARFAKRREEAGFARGIDVYRAEVQVQQTRERLNSQREAAKAAIDRLMLAIGVGIGKTPELIDPVPEVNPEVPTLEEAIAQALKNRVELSVYDERLATQQRRLAIAKEEFRPGLDIFTRFRSSNADRGVFSSSLFDLGTTTIGLELRLPLDKRAIKEEQAIVERELNILNEERAFQMERIAEEVRSAYRALESTATSLEILTTNLEVAKQNLHIAERMVEEGEGDNRDVLSAQEALTHAEMGIISAKIDLYLATLELKYAMGEDLTKIGSK; this is translated from the coding sequence ATGACGTTGCTAGTTCAGAAACTTACCCACGAAAAAAATCCCATGCGTCATTCGATTCTTTCGATATCACTGATAGTTCTAACTTTGACTGCGGTGACGACAGCCGCCCAAGCCGAAACAGTGCCAGAAAAGCTTTCGGTCGCGGATGCTGTTAAGCTTGCTCTAACTGCAAATGTGAACTTAAAGAGCGCAAAATCAAACCAGTTAACAGCTCTTTCAAGGCTACGTGTGGCAGAACTACTTACTTCCTATTCTGTGGGAGCAAACACCAGCTTCGAGCGGATGCCTGGCGAGTCGGAGCTTTCTAATTCCATATTTGGAAGCCTTGGCTATGAAAATATGATGGGGACAGAGGCATCCTTGAACATATCCCCATTTGCTTCGGGCAATGAATCGAGCACGGTAGATTTATCAATTCGCCACCCATTAACTAGACGCAAGGGTCCTCTATCCCCAAAGGCAGATAAAGTTTTAACGGCCCAAAGCGAAATGATTATTCAAGACAAGGAGCTTTACCGAACTCAGCAGTCAACCGTGCTTGATGTAATTCGAGCGTACTTCAAAGCAATCGAGGCACGCGAGCAAGTTAAAGTCCAAGAAAAAGCTCTTGAACTTGTGGAGCAATCGGCAAGATTCGCCAAACGGCGGGAAGAGGCCGGATTTGCAAGAGGCATCGACGTATATAGAGCAGAAGTTCAAGTTCAGCAGACTCGTGAGCGATTAAACAGCCAACGCGAAGCAGCAAAGGCAGCCATCGACCGCTTAATGCTAGCAATCGGTGTTGGCATTGGCAAAACCCCCGAGCTTATCGACCCAGTGCCAGAGGTCAACCCTGAAGTTCCCACACTTGAGGAAGCCATTGCGCAGGCTCTCAAGAATCGCGTCGAGCTATCAGTTTATGATGAGCGTCTAGCAACTCAGCAACGAAGGCTTGCCATTGCCAAAGAAGAATTTCGACCTGGCCTTGATATTTTCACAAGATTCCGCTCCTCAAATGCCGATAGAGGCGTTTTCTCATCATCCTTATTCGACCTTGGTACTACTACTATTGGGCTTGAGCTTCGATTGCCTCTAGACAAACGAGCGATTAAAGAGGAACAAGCAATTGTCGAACGTGAGCTCAACATATTAAACGAAGAACGTGCCTTTCAGATGGAGCGAATCGCCGAAGAAGTTCGCAGTGCATATCGTGCGCTTGAATCTACAGCTACCTCACTTGAAATACTAACCACAAACTTAGAAGTTGCAAAACAAAACCTTCATATTGCTGAGAGGATGGTAGAGGAAGGCGAAGGTGACAACCGAGATGTTTTGAGTGCACAAGAAGCGCTCACCCATGCGGAGATGGGGATTATCTCCGCCAAAATCGACTTGTATCTAGCAACGTTAGAACTCAAATACGCTATGGGAGAGGATCTTACAAAGATAGGTTCAAAATGA
- the groES gene encoding co-chaperone GroES has product MLKPIGDKVIVKPKAEEEKTSGGIILPDTAKEKPQEGTVIAVGPGKILENGERKPMTVKEGDTVIYSKYGGTEVTVEGEDYIILDEDSILAIRA; this is encoded by the coding sequence ATGTTAAAACCCATTGGTGATAAAGTGATCGTGAAACCCAAGGCTGAAGAGGAGAAGACCTCAGGTGGCATCATCCTACCAGATACTGCCAAAGAGAAGCCGCAGGAGGGCACAGTGATTGCCGTTGGACCCGGGAAAATTCTGGAAAATGGCGAAAGGAAGCCCATGACAGTAAAGGAGGGTGACACCGTCATCTATTCGAAATACGGAGGCACCGAGGTAACCGTCGAAGGTGAGGATTACATAATCCTAGATGAGGATTCCATACTTGCAATTCGAGCCTAA
- the groL gene encoding chaperonin GroEL (60 kDa chaperone family; promotes refolding of misfolded polypeptides especially under stressful conditions; forms two stacked rings of heptamers to form a barrel-shaped 14mer; ends can be capped by GroES; misfolded proteins enter the barrel where they are refolded when GroES binds): MAAKMIAYSEEARRALERGANAVASAVKVTLGPKGRNVVLDKKWGAPTITKDGVTVAKEIELEDPYENMGAQLVREVASKTNDVAGDGTTTATVLAQAIVNEGLRYVAAGGNPMMVKKGIELAVAKAVEEIKKLSTPVTDRESVASVASIAGNDKEIGEIIADAMDKVGKDGVITVEESKGTGTTLEVVEGMQFDKGYISPYFVTDAERMEAVLEDPLILIHEKKISAAADLIPLLEKVASARKPLVIIAEDVDGDALATLVVNKIRGTLQTVAVKAPGFGDRRKAMLEDIAILTNGKFISEDLGLKLENVDLSMLGQAKKVIVTKEDTTIVEGAGSPEAVKGRIEQIRRQIETTESSYDKEKLQERLAKLAGGVAVIKVGAATETELKEKKHRFEDALSATRAAVEEGIVPGGGATLINVIPALEGLGTDPDEKVGVNIVRRALEEPLRQIAENAGLEGSVVVEKVKTLPKGHGLDALTEQYVDLTKAGIVDPVKVTRSALENAASIASMILTTEGLVAEKPEKKPAPAGPPGGGYGEDMY; the protein is encoded by the coding sequence ATGGCTGCAAAAATGATAGCCTACAGTGAGGAGGCAAGACGAGCACTCGAGCGTGGCGCAAATGCAGTGGCATCTGCAGTTAAGGTTACACTTGGCCCAAAAGGCCGCAACGTAGTACTCGATAAGAAATGGGGCGCCCCAACAATCACCAAAGATGGAGTTACTGTCGCCAAAGAGATTGAGCTAGAGGACCCTTATGAGAACATGGGTGCTCAGCTTGTTCGTGAAGTCGCATCGAAGACAAACGATGTCGCAGGCGATGGAACAACAACCGCTACTGTTCTTGCGCAGGCGATAGTGAACGAAGGTCTTCGCTATGTGGCAGCAGGTGGCAACCCCATGATGGTCAAGAAGGGGATTGAGCTTGCGGTTGCTAAGGCCGTTGAGGAAATCAAAAAGCTGAGTACGCCAGTGACTGACAGAGAGTCAGTTGCAAGCGTTGCATCAATCGCCGGAAATGACAAGGAAATTGGCGAGATAATTGCTGATGCAATGGATAAGGTGGGAAAGGATGGCGTAATTACAGTTGAGGAGTCAAAAGGCACCGGGACGACATTGGAAGTCGTAGAAGGTATGCAATTTGACAAAGGATACATCTCTCCATACTTCGTCACCGATGCGGAGAGGATGGAGGCCGTCCTTGAGGATCCGCTAATCCTTATCCATGAGAAGAAGATAAGCGCCGCAGCCGATCTAATCCCGCTACTTGAGAAGGTTGCAAGCGCTCGCAAACCGCTGGTAATAATCGCTGAGGACGTAGATGGTGATGCGCTAGCGACTCTGGTTGTCAATAAGATTCGCGGCACCTTGCAGACTGTTGCAGTGAAGGCGCCTGGCTTTGGTGACAGACGCAAGGCAATGCTGGAGGACATAGCCATCCTTACAAACGGCAAGTTCATCTCGGAGGACCTTGGTCTGAAGCTTGAGAATGTTGACCTCTCAATGTTGGGCCAGGCGAAGAAAGTTATAGTTACCAAGGAAGACACAACTATAGTTGAAGGTGCCGGAAGCCCAGAGGCAGTCAAGGGCAGGATTGAGCAAATACGCCGCCAAATTGAGACTACCGAGTCATCCTATGATAAGGAGAAGCTTCAAGAGCGGCTTGCAAAGCTTGCCGGTGGCGTTGCTGTGATTAAGGTAGGTGCTGCGACCGAGACCGAGCTAAAAGAGAAGAAGCATCGCTTTGAGGACGCTCTTTCCGCGACTAGGGCGGCGGTCGAAGAGGGCATTGTCCCTGGCGGCGGTGCAACGCTGATTAATGTCATTCCTGCGCTCGAGGGTTTGGGTACCGACCCAGATGAGAAAGTGGGCGTCAACATCGTGCGCAGAGCACTCGAAGAGCCGCTCCGCCAGATCGCTGAGAACGCCGGCCTTGAGGGTTCGGTCGTCGTTGAGAAGGTCAAAACCCTACCGAAGGGCCATGGCCTAGACGCGTTGACCGAGCAATATGTTGACCTGACAAAGGCTGGCATTGTTGATCCGGTGAAGGTGACCCGCTCGGCATTGGAGAATGCGGCAAGCATTGCCTCAATGATTCTCACGACCGAGGGACTCGTTGCCGAGAAGCCCGAGAAGAAGCCAGCACCTGCTGGGCCTCCCGGGGGCGGATACGGCGAGGACATGTACTAA